In Parasphingorhabdus halotolerans, a single window of DNA contains:
- a CDS encoding NaeI family type II restriction endonuclease, which yields MPDLFPDSGYRPLDSDHQDFADLQSLEMDLMVAVGGKQAFEEKLRSFFRSAIDEVIDTARTGRFFFKELEKTEKTYLGTKFEILLRDWLKVPRGIYLDLLIGEREVDVKFTSAGKSGWMIPPEAIDQFCILMRVDETKAKCSFGLIKARPEYLRAGANRDKKTSISAAGRDNIWQIVWDYGYTPNFWTIVSDSDRHEIMSLKGGTKRLAMLFERYQNVPVSRVQIAAVAAQDDFMKRIRSNQGARDILKPKGIAILYSEIDGELMRRLGLRFGYREFLSYAPKSETERVLLRTAGHIT from the coding sequence TTGCCTGACCTGTTTCCTGATAGCGGCTATAGGCCGTTAGACAGTGATCACCAGGACTTTGCCGATCTGCAATCGCTTGAAATGGACCTGATGGTTGCCGTGGGTGGGAAACAGGCATTCGAAGAAAAGCTCCGCAGCTTTTTCCGATCCGCCATTGATGAGGTCATTGATACCGCTCGAACAGGGCGATTTTTCTTCAAGGAACTGGAGAAGACCGAGAAGACATATTTGGGGACAAAATTTGAGATATTGTTACGCGATTGGTTGAAAGTGCCAAGAGGCATTTATCTCGACCTGTTGATTGGTGAACGTGAAGTCGATGTGAAATTCACAAGTGCCGGAAAATCCGGCTGGATGATCCCGCCAGAAGCAATTGATCAGTTCTGCATACTGATGCGCGTCGATGAAACAAAAGCAAAATGCAGCTTTGGCCTCATCAAAGCGCGCCCGGAATATCTTAGAGCAGGGGCTAACCGCGATAAGAAAACATCAATCTCCGCTGCTGGCCGAGACAATATCTGGCAGATCGTCTGGGATTATGGTTACACGCCAAATTTCTGGACCATCGTGAGTGACAGCGACCGGCATGAAATTATGTCGCTAAAGGGTGGGACAAAAAGGCTCGCCATGTTGTTTGAACGATATCAGAACGTTCCTGTGTCCAGAGTGCAAATTGCGGCCGTCGCTGCACAGGATGATTTTATGAAACGAATAAGATCAAATCAGGGTGCACGGGATATTTTGAAACCCAAAGGCATCGCAATATTATATTCCGAAATTGACGGTGAACTGATGCGACGGCTTGGTTTGCGATTTGGATATAGGGAGTTTCTTTCCTATGCGCCTAAAAGTGAAACTGAAAGAGTGTTGCTTCGCACGGCAGGACATATCACTTAG
- a CDS encoding ribonucleotide-diphosphate reductase subunit beta, producing MSLLEARKTYKPFEYPWAYDFWKRQQQIHWMPEEVPLGEDCRDWAQKLTDHERNLLTQIFRFFTQADVEVQDCYHDKYGRVFKPTEIKMMLTSFSNMETVHIAAYSHLLDTIGMPESEYSMFLEYEAMKDKHDYMGTFGVDNDEDIAKTLAMFGGFTEGLQLFASFAMLMNFPRFNKMKGMGQIVSWSIRDESLHCEGIIKMFHTFCQERDCLTKSVKEDIIDCCQKTVRLEDAFIDLAFSDGPVTGMTAKEIKRYIRYIADWRLNQLGFQPIYMIEDHPLPWLAPLINGVEHANFFETRATEYSKGATKGDWNEVWSSFDKRKSKVANEDDTPVDDGEDMFEQAGVAAE from the coding sequence ATGTCACTTCTGGAAGCACGCAAAACCTACAAGCCCTTTGAATATCCCTGGGCCTATGATTTCTGGAAGCGCCAGCAGCAGATTCACTGGATGCCGGAAGAAGTGCCCTTGGGCGAGGATTGCCGCGATTGGGCGCAGAAGCTGACCGATCACGAGCGCAACCTGCTCACGCAAATCTTCCGCTTCTTCACCCAGGCCGATGTCGAGGTGCAGGATTGCTATCACGACAAATATGGCCGCGTGTTCAAGCCAACCGAAATCAAGATGATGCTGACGTCATTCTCCAATATGGAAACCGTCCACATCGCCGCTTACTCGCATCTGCTCGACACCATCGGCATGCCCGAAAGCGAATATTCGATGTTCCTCGAATATGAAGCGATGAAGGACAAGCATGATTACATGGGCACATTCGGCGTCGATAATGACGAGGATATTGCCAAAACGCTGGCGATGTTCGGCGGCTTTACCGAAGGGCTTCAGCTTTTCGCCAGCTTCGCCATGCTGATGAACTTCCCGCGGTTTAACAAGATGAAGGGCATGGGGCAGATCGTCTCCTGGTCGATCCGCGATGAAAGCCTGCACTGCGAAGGCATTATCAAGATGTTCCACACCTTCTGCCAGGAACGTGATTGCCTGACCAAATCGGTCAAGGAAGATATTATCGATTGCTGCCAGAAGACTGTGCGGCTGGAAGATGCGTTTATCGATCTGGCGTTTAGCGACGGCCCGGTCACCGGCATGACCGCCAAGGAAATCAAGCGCTACATCCGCTATATTGCCGACTGGCGCCTGAACCAGCTGGGCTTCCAGCCGATCTACATGATCGAAGACCACCCGCTCCCCTGGCTCGCCCCGCTGATCAACGGCGTCGAACACGCCAACTTCTTCGAAACCCGCGCGACGGAATATTCCAAAGGCGCCACCAAGGGTGACTGGAACGAAGTCTGGAGCAGCTTCGACAAACGCAAAAGCAAAGTCGCGAACGAAGATGATACGCCGGTGGATGATGGCGAGGATATGTTTGAACAGGCGGGAGTTGCTGCGGAGTGA
- a CDS encoding DNA cytosine methyltransferase — protein MQSIEFCAGAGGQALGLEQAGFKHSALIEIEPDFAETLRLNRPQWDVHTADMNGFDGRPFEGMDLFAAGLPCPPFSMAGKQLGERDERNLFPAAIRLIDEIRPKAVMIENVRGFLSAVFEDYRGQLKKQLQKLGYTVDWRLLNASDYGVPQLRPRVVIVAIRKDLTDAFDWPTALPHNPPSVGETLYDLMAEGGWRGARKWANRANDIGPTIVGGSKKHGGPDLGPTRARKAWASLGVEGKSLSNEAPERDFVGMPRLTVRMVARIQGFPDEWQFYGKKTSSYRQVGNAFPPPVARAVANNLKIALSVQKHFPVRAVA, from the coding sequence ATGCAATCCATTGAATTTTGTGCAGGGGCCGGCGGACAGGCTTTGGGTCTGGAGCAGGCGGGATTTAAACATTCTGCGCTGATTGAGATTGAACCTGATTTTGCCGAAACCTTGCGACTCAATCGCCCGCAATGGGATGTGCATACGGCGGACATGAACGGTTTTGACGGCCGTCCGTTTGAAGGCATGGATTTATTTGCTGCTGGCTTGCCTTGTCCGCCGTTTTCGATGGCCGGCAAACAATTGGGCGAACGTGACGAACGCAATCTGTTCCCTGCGGCCATTCGCCTGATCGATGAAATCCGCCCCAAGGCAGTGATGATCGAAAATGTGCGCGGTTTCCTCTCTGCCGTGTTCGAGGATTATCGCGGGCAGCTCAAGAAGCAACTCCAGAAACTCGGTTACACGGTTGATTGGCGCTTGCTCAATGCTTCCGATTACGGTGTCCCGCAACTTCGTCCGAGGGTTGTGATCGTGGCCATTCGCAAAGACCTGACCGATGCGTTTGATTGGCCCACGGCGCTACCGCACAATCCGCCATCGGTTGGCGAGACGCTCTATGACCTGATGGCCGAAGGCGGCTGGCGCGGTGCGCGCAAATGGGCCAATCGCGCGAATGATATCGGCCCCACCATCGTCGGTGGTTCCAAAAAGCATGGCGGCCCCGACCTAGGCCCCACCCGCGCCCGCAAGGCATGGGCGAGCTTGGGTGTCGAAGGCAAGAGCCTGTCCAACGAAGCGCCTGAACGCGATTTTGTGGGCATGCCGCGTTTGACCGTCCGTATGGTCGCCCGCATTCAGGGCTTCCCCGATGAATGGCAATTTTATGGTAAGAAGACATCAAGCTACCGCCAAGTCGGCAACGCTTTCCCGCCTCCGGTGGCGAGGGCTGTGGCCAATAACCTGAAAATCGCGCTCTCCGTGCAAAAGCATTTCCCGGTTCGGGCGGTTGCCTGA
- a CDS encoding fumarate hydratase, translating to MPATDNVTIKTADLIESVADALQFISYYHPMDYIRALGKAYEAEKSPAAKDAIAQILTNSKMCAEGHRPICQDTGIVNVFVKWGMDCRLDDTSQSMQEIVDEGVRRAYLHPENKLRASILADPAFTRRNTKDNTPSVLHVEMVPGDKVSVDVAAKGGGSENKSKFKMMNPSDNIVDWVLEMVPLMGAGWCPPGMLGIGIGGTAERAVLLAKQSLMDPIDMGQLKQRGPRNDMEEMRIEIFDKVNALGIGAQGLGGLSTILDVKINDWPCHAAGKPVAMIPNCAATRHAHFTLDGSGPAYLEAPKLDEWPDVNWTPSSEAKRVHLDKLDAAEVATWKHGDRLLLNGKMLTGRDAAHKKIKDMLDAGEELPVDFKGRVIYYVGPVDPVGEEVVGPAGPTTATRMDKFTDMMLEQGLLAMVGKAERGLDTVASIKKHKSAYLMAVGGSAYLVSRAIKGSKVVGFEDLGMEAIYEFEVQDMPVTVAVDAEGQSVHHLAPLVWHEKIRKEGLLEAV from the coding sequence ATGCCAGCAACAGATAATGTCACCATCAAAACCGCCGATCTGATTGAAAGCGTTGCCGATGCGCTGCAGTTTATCTCTTACTATCATCCGATGGATTATATCCGCGCGCTGGGCAAAGCCTATGAGGCAGAGAAGTCACCGGCGGCAAAGGATGCGATTGCGCAGATTTTGACCAATAGCAAAATGTGCGCCGAGGGACACCGGCCGATTTGTCAGGACACCGGCATTGTGAATGTGTTCGTCAAATGGGGCATGGATTGCCGACTGGATGACACATCGCAATCGATGCAGGAGATTGTCGATGAAGGCGTGCGCCGCGCCTATCTGCATCCCGAGAATAAATTGCGCGCTTCCATATTGGCGGACCCTGCCTTCACGCGGCGCAATACCAAGGATAATACGCCCAGTGTGCTGCACGTCGAGATGGTTCCCGGAGACAAGGTCAGCGTAGACGTCGCGGCCAAAGGCGGCGGGTCCGAAAATAAATCCAAATTCAAGATGATGAACCCATCTGACAATATCGTCGACTGGGTGCTGGAAATGGTGCCACTGATGGGTGCTGGCTGGTGCCCGCCAGGAATGCTCGGCATCGGTATTGGCGGCACAGCGGAACGCGCGGTGCTGCTTGCCAAGCAATCACTGATGGACCCGATTGATATGGGGCAACTCAAGCAACGCGGCCCGCGCAACGATATGGAAGAGATGCGGATCGAGATATTCGACAAGGTGAATGCATTGGGCATTGGCGCGCAGGGGCTCGGCGGTTTATCGACCATATTGGATGTGAAAATCAACGACTGGCCCTGCCACGCAGCGGGTAAACCGGTCGCGATGATCCCCAATTGCGCCGCCACCCGCCACGCGCATTTTACGCTGGATGGCAGCGGCCCAGCCTATCTGGAGGCACCCAAGCTCGACGAATGGCCAGATGTCAACTGGACGCCTTCGTCGGAGGCCAAGCGCGTCCACCTCGACAAACTCGATGCCGCAGAAGTCGCGACATGGAAACATGGCGACCGGCTGCTGCTCAACGGCAAGATGCTCACCGGGCGCGATGCTGCGCACAAGAAGATCAAGGATATGCTCGACGCTGGCGAAGAACTACCCGTCGATTTCAAGGGGCGCGTGATATACTATGTCGGCCCGGTTGATCCGGTTGGCGAGGAAGTGGTTGGTCCCGCCGGTCCAACCACCGCAACCCGGATGGACAAATTTACCGATATGATGCTGGAGCAAGGCTTGCTCGCGATGGTCGGCAAAGCGGAACGCGGGCTCGACACCGTCGCTTCGATCAAGAAGCACAAGAGCGCCTATCTGATGGCCGTCGGCGGCAGCGCCTATCTCGTCAGCCGTGCAATCAAGGGATCGAAAGTTGTCGGCTTTGAAGACCTCGGCATGGAGGCGATCTACGAATTTGAGGTGCAGGATATGCCAGTGACGGTAGCGGTCGATGCCGAAGGGCAAAGCGTCCACCATCTTGCGCCATTGGTTTGGCATGAGAAGATCAGGAAAGAGGGGTTGCTGGAGGCGGTTTAG
- a CDS encoding ribonucleoside-diphosphate reductase subunit alpha, whose product MGAEVLDTPKSKIEDAVPAKEPEVSKKAASEAAAEKANDEKELKAERDSHSVEQRRFKITTDDARDDLLTEFGKETLKDRYLLPDESFQDLFARVADAYADDQEHAQRLYDYISKLWFMPATPVLSNGGTGRGLPISCYLNSVDDSLGGIVNTWNENVWLASKGGGIGTYWGSVRGIGEPVGLNGKTSGIIPFVRVMDSLTLAISQGSLRRGSAACYLDVDHPEIEEFLEIRKPSGDFNRKALNLHHGVLLTDEFMEAVRDGAEFNLKSPKDGSVRSTVDARSLFQKLVETRLATGEPYIIFNDTVNRMMPKHHRDLGLKVSTSNLCSEITLPTGRDHLGEDRTAVCCLSSLNLEKWDEWSGDKEFIEDVMRFLDNVLQDYIDRAPPEMARAKYSAGRERSVGLGVMGYHSFLQARGLGFESAMAKSWNMKIFKHISAKASEASMMLAHERGPCPDAADQGVMERFSCKMAIAPTASISIICGGASACIEPIPANIYTHKTLSGSFVVKNPHLEKLLQEKSKDSNNVWNSILEKGGSVQHLDFLSTDEKDTYKTSFEIDQRWLLELAADRTPFIDQAQSLNLFIPADVDKWDLLMLHFRAWELGIKSLYYLRSKSIQRAGFVGDTAATEVTGGMSGGVEADNTLDPKKVELMTTAGTTDYDECLACQ is encoded by the coding sequence ATGGGCGCGGAAGTATTGGATACGCCAAAGAGTAAAATTGAAGATGCGGTTCCGGCGAAAGAGCCCGAAGTTAGCAAAAAAGCAGCATCCGAAGCGGCGGCTGAAAAAGCCAATGATGAAAAAGAGCTGAAAGCGGAGCGCGATAGCCATAGCGTGGAGCAGCGCCGGTTCAAGATCACGACCGACGACGCGCGGGATGATCTGCTGACCGAATTTGGCAAGGAAACATTGAAGGATCGCTACCTGCTTCCTGATGAAAGTTTTCAGGACCTGTTCGCGCGCGTGGCTGATGCCTATGCCGATGATCAGGAGCATGCGCAGCGTCTTTATGACTATATTTCCAAGCTCTGGTTCATGCCCGCAACGCCTGTGCTGTCCAACGGCGGCACCGGTCGCGGTTTGCCGATTTCCTGCTATCTCAATAGCGTTGATGATAGCCTTGGCGGCATTGTGAACACTTGGAACGAGAATGTCTGGCTCGCGTCCAAGGGCGGCGGCATCGGCACCTACTGGGGCAGCGTGCGCGGTATTGGCGAACCTGTGGGTCTTAACGGCAAGACCAGCGGCATCATCCCGTTCGTCCGCGTGATGGACAGCCTGACACTGGCGATTTCGCAAGGCAGCTTGCGGCGCGGCTCGGCGGCTTGCTATCTTGATGTTGACCATCCCGAAATTGAAGAATTCCTTGAAATCAGAAAGCCTTCTGGCGATTTTAACCGGAAAGCGCTCAATCTCCACCACGGCGTTCTGCTGACCGACGAGTTTATGGAAGCCGTGCGCGATGGCGCCGAGTTTAATCTCAAATCACCCAAGGATGGCAGCGTTCGCAGCACCGTGGATGCGCGTTCGCTCTTCCAGAAACTGGTCGAAACGCGGCTGGCAACCGGCGAGCCTTACATCATCTTCAACGACACGGTGAACCGGATGATGCCCAAGCATCACCGCGATCTGGGCTTGAAAGTATCTACCTCCAATCTTTGTTCCGAGATCACACTGCCCACGGGTCGCGATCACTTGGGCGAGGACAGGACTGCAGTGTGTTGCCTGTCCTCGCTTAACCTTGAAAAATGGGATGAGTGGAGCGGCGACAAGGAATTTATCGAGGATGTGATGCGTTTCCTCGATAACGTATTGCAGGATTATATTGACCGTGCACCGCCCGAAATGGCGCGCGCCAAATATTCTGCCGGCCGCGAGCGCAGCGTTGGTCTGGGCGTCATGGGCTATCACAGCTTCCTGCAAGCACGCGGGCTTGGTTTTGAAAGCGCGATGGCAAAATCGTGGAATATGAAGATTTTCAAGCATATTTCGGCGAAGGCGTCCGAAGCGAGTATGATGCTGGCGCACGAGCGCGGGCCTTGTCCTGATGCGGCTGACCAAGGCGTGATGGAGCGGTTTAGCTGCAAGATGGCGATTGCGCCCACCGCGTCCATCTCGATCATCTGCGGCGGCGCATCAGCCTGTATCGAGCCGATCCCGGCGAATATCTACACCCACAAAACGCTGTCCGGCAGCTTCGTGGTCAAAAACCCGCATCTGGAAAAATTGCTGCAGGAGAAATCCAAGGACAGCAACAATGTGTGGAACAGCATCCTTGAAAAAGGCGGCAGCGTCCAGCATCTGGATTTCCTCAGCACGGATGAGAAAGACACCTACAAGACCAGCTTCGAGATTGACCAGCGCTGGCTGCTCGAACTCGCCGCAGACCGCACGCCGTTTATTGATCAGGCGCAGTCGCTGAACCTGTTCATCCCGGCCGACGTCGACAAATGGGACTTGCTGATGCTCCACTTCCGCGCATGGGAACTGGGCATCAAGTCGCTCTATTATCTGCGCAGCAAATCCATCCAGCGCGCCGGCTTTGTCGGTGACACGGCGGCGACCGAAGTTACTGGCGGCATGTCAGGCGGGGTGGAGGCGGATAACACGCTGGACCCGAAAAAGGTCGAGCTGATGACGACGGCTGGCACCACGGATTATGACGAATGTCTGGCGTGTCAGTGA
- a CDS encoding patatin-like phospholipase family protein, translating into MSNELAAVLSGGGAKGAFQVGVLDELITNRGVKIDIFAGVSTGAIQALGGAMDDMPGLLDQWLTIKRNTDVYRKRPFGVAGAIFGADSLYDAKAIKQKILDYADPAKLRKAKRKLRVGVVSLATGRYIDVDEKNPRIGDWVYASSAQPPFFQPLQSRDANGVIEQWVDGGVRNITPLSSAMKLQPRALLVILASPPTPAPEPGKTYDNLVDIGLRSVGIQTSEVAANDVGNAMLINDLIAAREAQFRKLTDFGLPASQIADALMPIDAQLSRYSFAPVRIIAPEPDFEAADTLEFNPVKIRAAIDAGRKAVADQWPSLKMFLKV; encoded by the coding sequence ATGTCCAATGAACTGGCGGCTGTATTATCTGGTGGAGGTGCCAAGGGTGCCTTTCAGGTTGGCGTACTCGATGAACTTATCACCAATCGCGGCGTCAAAATCGACATATTTGCTGGCGTTTCCACTGGTGCGATCCAGGCACTGGGCGGCGCGATGGACGATATGCCCGGCTTGCTCGATCAATGGCTGACGATAAAACGCAACACAGATGTCTACAGAAAACGCCCCTTTGGCGTTGCCGGGGCAATATTCGGCGCGGATTCACTCTATGACGCCAAAGCGATCAAGCAGAAGATCCTCGACTACGCAGACCCCGCCAAATTGCGCAAAGCCAAACGCAAATTGCGCGTAGGCGTGGTCAGTCTCGCCACCGGGCGATATATTGATGTCGACGAGAAAAACCCGCGCATTGGTGACTGGGTTTATGCTTCGAGCGCGCAGCCGCCATTTTTCCAGCCGTTACAATCGCGAGATGCCAATGGCGTGATTGAACAATGGGTGGACGGCGGGGTTCGCAACATCACGCCGTTAAGCTCCGCGATGAAATTGCAACCTCGCGCACTGCTGGTGATATTGGCTTCACCGCCAACGCCTGCGCCCGAACCAGGAAAGACCTATGATAATCTGGTCGATATCGGTTTGCGGTCGGTCGGTATCCAGACCAGCGAAGTCGCCGCCAATGACGTTGGCAATGCGATGCTGATCAACGATCTGATTGCTGCGCGCGAAGCCCAATTTCGGAAACTGACCGACTTCGGTCTGCCCGCCAGCCAGATCGCCGATGCGCTGATGCCAATCGACGCCCAGCTATCGCGCTACAGTTTCGCGCCAGTGCGGATCATCGCCCCGGAACCGGATTTCGAGGCAGCCGACACGCTCGAGTTTAATCCTGTCAAAATCAGGGCAGCGATAGATGCCGGACGCAAAGCGGTGGCGGATCAATGGCCTTCGCTCAAAATGTTCCTGAAGGTCTGA
- a CDS encoding DUF2256 domain-containing protein: MVVHKKLNLPEKTCPVCDRPFAWRKKWARDWENVIYCSERCRRTGKASQAGAL; encoded by the coding sequence ATAGTGGTTCATAAAAAGCTCAACTTACCCGAAAAAACCTGCCCGGTCTGCGATCGCCCGTTTGCGTGGCGCAAGAAATGGGCGCGCGATTGGGAAAATGTGATCTATTGTTCCGAGCGCTGCCGGCGAACCGGCAAAGCTAGTCAAGCTGGCGCTTTGTAA
- a CDS encoding SDR family NAD(P)-dependent oxidoreductase: MEFAGKTAVITGGATGIGLALAKQMGQAGARVIIFEPREDVLRESISALEALGVDAKYFTGDVTKLEDVEALADFAWEQNGRADIIVNNAGIGGPRTGILDTDIDEARALFEVNFFGVWNGIAAFGRRFRDDGLPSAIYSTASENALFNALPAGSGGAYVPSKHAVLALMDVFRREGDANIETGVIIPGWVATPMTRDMGMEADEFAAIIFKQMQAGEYHLVGHAYNVVRIEERQAEIRAAYAKYAPRYDGDDEYDVQTYVEKMKAKRDQ, encoded by the coding sequence ATGGAATTTGCGGGCAAGACAGCGGTGATCACGGGCGGGGCTACAGGTATCGGCCTGGCGCTGGCAAAACAGATGGGACAGGCGGGCGCGCGGGTCATAATTTTTGAACCGCGAGAAGACGTGTTGCGCGAGAGCATATCGGCTTTGGAGGCGCTAGGGGTTGATGCCAAATATTTCACCGGCGATGTCACCAAACTGGAGGATGTTGAGGCGCTAGCGGATTTTGCTTGGGAACAAAATGGTCGCGCGGATATCATTGTCAATAACGCCGGTATCGGTGGTCCGCGCACGGGCATATTGGATACGGATATCGATGAAGCGCGCGCCTTGTTCGAGGTGAACTTCTTTGGCGTGTGGAATGGCATTGCGGCGTTCGGCAGGCGTTTCCGGGATGATGGTTTGCCCTCGGCCATCTATTCAACCGCTTCGGAAAACGCATTGTTCAACGCGCTCCCGGCAGGCAGTGGCGGCGCCTATGTGCCCAGCAAACATGCCGTGCTGGCGCTCATGGATGTGTTCCGGCGCGAAGGGGATGCCAATATTGAAACCGGTGTGATCATTCCCGGCTGGGTCGCTACGCCGATGACTCGCGACATGGGCATGGAGGCGGATGAATTTGCTGCGATCATTTTCAAGCAGATGCAGGCGGGTGAATATCATCTGGTCGGCCATGCCTATAATGTCGTGCGGATCGAGGAACGTCAGGCCGAGATCAGGGCAGCTTACGCCAAATATGCCCCGCGCTATGATGGTGATGATGAATATGATGTGCAGACATATGTTGAAAAAATGAAGGCGAAGCGAGACCAATAG
- a CDS encoding SDR family oxidoreductase — MKLNLENKTVLVMAGSKGIGFATAKGFHEAGAQVAICGRSQDNLDAALAELPGCFAVAGDVSQAADIDRIMSAVNAQLGGIDILVNNAGGPPPGLFEQLNDDDWDKAVQLTLMSVVRATRLVLPHMREQKWGRIVNISSSGVKQPVPGLTLSNSIRMAVQGWAKTLANQVAADNILVNTVCPGFTNTDRVTEILKQQSEASGKTIPEIATGLASQIPLQRIGEPEEIANLAVFLGSEAASFMTGTAIQVDGGSSQSY; from the coding sequence ATGAAACTAAATCTAGAGAATAAAACAGTGCTGGTCATGGCCGGCAGCAAGGGCATCGGCTTCGCGACCGCCAAAGGTTTTCATGAAGCCGGCGCACAGGTCGCTATCTGCGGGCGGTCGCAGGACAATCTGGATGCAGCTTTAGCAGAGCTACCCGGTTGCTTCGCGGTTGCCGGAGATGTTTCGCAGGCAGCCGATATCGATCGCATTATGTCGGCCGTAAACGCGCAACTCGGTGGCATCGACATATTGGTGAATAATGCAGGCGGCCCTCCCCCCGGCTTATTTGAACAGCTTAACGATGATGATTGGGACAAAGCGGTCCAGCTCACGCTCATGTCCGTCGTGCGCGCAACGCGATTGGTTCTGCCGCATATGCGGGAACAGAAATGGGGACGGATCGTCAACATATCATCCTCGGGTGTGAAACAACCGGTTCCCGGCCTGACCCTGTCCAACAGCATACGCATGGCTGTTCAGGGATGGGCCAAAACTCTGGCCAATCAGGTCGCGGCCGATAACATATTGGTGAATACTGTTTGCCCCGGCTTCACCAACACTGATCGGGTGACCGAAATCCTGAAACAACAGTCGGAAGCATCAGGCAAGACAATCCCCGAAATCGCCACCGGTCTTGCGTCCCAAATCCCCCTTCAGCGCATCGGCGAACCCGAGGAAATCGCAAATCTCGCTGTTTTCTTGGGCTCCGAAGCGGCCAGCTTTATGACGGGCACGGCCATTCAGGTTGATGGCGGTTCCTCACAAAGCTACTGA